One window from the genome of Pyrobaculum ferrireducens encodes:
- a CDS encoding cytochrome c biogenesis protein CcdA yields MRLLFIFLLVVAVVSASYVEKGALVFQVIDSPKAVEGRFLLYFYQPLCEECRVLEAEVFSDRAVAAALSGYQLYAIDISRSRVDYIDVYIDGQVVYVDHGVVKYFVTRGERRFLIPGTPTVVIGVREGDVIKMLGFWTGADMPPGVKLKDAFIQFLKEASAERGAEARGGSDFYIWPLVFTFLMGVASVFSPCVLPVLGVAAVSHFARRSVGKVLSGLVVAYAVFGVLVAALGEVASSAKFLVTAIGGVVLLGMGLVLLVDRLNIKYAVAMSRLQTSAFKKLGGAGDFLLGLSLGGVWMPCILPYTSFATVLALSSLAGNFALLFLSLLLYGVGLAAASYMVIKGLFRRVAGGRRLERAVGIAAMLLGVYMLAAVLI; encoded by the coding sequence ATGAGACTCCTCTTCATATTCTTGCTTGTCGTAGCTGTTGTTTCTGCCAGCTATGTGGAGAAGGGCGCTTTAGTGTTCCAAGTGATAGACTCCCCCAAGGCGGTGGAGGGTAGGTTTTTGTTGTATTTCTACCAGCCGCTGTGTGAGGAGTGTAGGGTGCTTGAGGCAGAGGTGTTTTCCGACAGAGCTGTGGCCGCCGCGCTTTCGGGATATCAGCTGTACGCTATAGATATCTCTAGGTCTCGGGTGGATTACATAGACGTCTATATAGATGGGCAGGTTGTGTACGTCGACCACGGCGTGGTGAAGTACTTCGTAACGAGGGGTGAGAGGAGGTTTCTAATCCCCGGCACGCCCACCGTGGTGATCGGCGTAAGGGAGGGGGACGTGATTAAGATGCTGGGCTTCTGGACCGGCGCAGACATGCCTCCCGGAGTGAAGCTTAAAGACGCCTTTATACAGTTTTTAAAAGAGGCCTCGGCAGAGAGAGGCGCAGAGGCCCGAGGTGGATCTGATTTCTATATCTGGCCTCTAGTCTTTACTTTTTTGATGGGCGTGGCCAGCGTATTCTCTCCATGTGTCCTGCCTGTCTTAGGCGTCGCGGCGGTTTCCCACTTCGCCCGGCGCAGTGTAGGTAAGGTGCTCTCTGGTTTAGTTGTTGCCTACGCCGTTTTCGGCGTCTTGGTGGCCGCCCTGGGCGAGGTGGCGTCATCTGCGAAGTTTCTGGTTACAGCTATAGGAGGGGTGGTACTCCTGGGGATGGGGCTGGTGTTGCTTGTAGATAGGTTGAATATTAAATACGCCGTGGCTATGTCCCGGCTTCAGACATCGGCGTTTAAAAAACTCGGCGGCGCGGGGGATTTCCTCCTCGGCTTATCTCTCGGCGGCGTCTGGATGCCGTGTATCCTGCCGTATACAAGCTTCGCCACTGTGCTGGCCCTATCATCACTCGCCGGCAACTTCGCGTTGTTGTTTCTATCGCTTCTGCTCTACGGCGTGGGCCTCGCCGCCGCCAGCTACATGGTAATTAAGGGTCTCTTCAGACGCGTGGCCGGGGGGAGGAGGCTGGAGAGGGCGGTGGGGATCGCCGCGATGTTGCTCGGCGTTTATATGCTGGCGGCTGTGTTGATATGA
- a CDS encoding glutamyl-tRNA reductase, whose amino-acid sequence MNFVDRLVALSLTHKEVDVNTLSEVARGVHKRCVEAPYPIFVLHTCNRVEAYLYDVPREFISFIKEGYAPYIGRLVEYRGLDAARHLFRVAAGLESMLIGETDVLGQVEEAFDRQVKAGYTRGLLKTVVERAIRVGKRVRTETGISRGPRSLGTLAIMYVQKKLDLSTAKICVIGLGAVGRGLVRSLREMGAGDVVAVNRTVDKGADLGVVVWALTEESVERCLKEFDVVFTAVSAFEPVIKQLPQGARVSLIVDLGMPRNTAPGVPNVVTLEDLRSLAEEYNKSRVAEVEKAERIVEEEVQSLELFLRRRWVEERWAGLLSYWVKIAEDEGERAGGGLAKTAALSAVKKSILPLINYTKYMALEKPEEADRLISILEKAYKIK is encoded by the coding sequence ATGAATTTTGTAGACCGCCTTGTCGCGCTTTCACTTACGCATAAAGAGGTAGATGTAAATACCTTGTCGGAGGTGGCGCGGGGAGTTCACAAGAGGTGCGTGGAGGCTCCCTATCCAATTTTTGTCCTCCACACCTGTAACAGAGTAGAGGCGTATCTATATGACGTGCCAAGGGAGTTTATAAGCTTCATAAAAGAGGGCTACGCGCCGTACATAGGCAGACTAGTTGAATACAGGGGGCTGGACGCCGCTAGACACCTCTTTCGCGTAGCCGCCGGACTGGAGTCTATGCTAATCGGCGAGACGGATGTTCTAGGCCAGGTTGAGGAGGCGTTTGATAGACAGGTAAAGGCTGGCTACACCCGCGGCCTTCTTAAGACAGTGGTGGAGAGAGCTATAAGAGTGGGGAAGCGCGTCAGAACTGAGACCGGCATATCCAGAGGGCCACGTAGTCTTGGAACTCTGGCGATTATGTATGTACAGAAGAAGCTTGACCTCTCCACTGCGAAGATATGCGTCATTGGTCTAGGCGCGGTTGGCCGTGGATTAGTCAGGAGCTTGAGAGAAATGGGGGCGGGGGATGTGGTGGCGGTAAACCGTACTGTGGATAAAGGAGCGGATCTGGGCGTGGTGGTGTGGGCGTTGACTGAGGAGTCTGTGGAGAGATGTCTCAAGGAGTTTGACGTGGTCTTCACCGCCGTTTCTGCTTTTGAGCCGGTGATTAAGCAGTTGCCGCAGGGGGCCAGGGTAAGTTTGATAGTTGATTTAGGGATGCCTCGAAACACCGCGCCGGGGGTCCCCAACGTGGTGACTTTAGAAGATTTGAGATCTCTCGCCGAGGAGTACAACAAGAGCCGCGTTGCAGAGGTGGAGAAGGCGGAGAGGATTGTGGAAGAGGAGGTGCAGTCGCTTGAGCTGTTTCTAAGGAGGCGTTGGGTCGAGGAGAGGTGGGCTGGGCTACTGTCCTACTGGGTTAAGATCGCCGAGGATGAGGGCGAGAGGGCCGGCGGGGGGCTTGCGAAGACCGCCGCCCTAAGCGCAGTCAAGAAGAGCATTCTCCCACTTATCAACTACACGAAGTACATGGCGCTTGAAAAACCTGAAGAGGCTGACAGACTTATTTCAATTCTTGAAAAGGCGTATAAAATTAAATAG
- a CDS encoding ATP-binding cassette domain-containing protein: MYTYKYISEWGDVIEAVDVWKRLGGGWVLRGLTLRVNSVVTLVGPNGSGKTTLVRIIAGVLEPTRGEVYVDGRRPKVPASLLGVVFHNPMLYPELTVRENLKLFGKMAGGRLEGCPLGVCKVLNKPVKALSFGWRRRVDIVRALLPDPPNLVIDEPTTGLDEEARGELLDILRQRSAALLTSPFPLGVGVQVGIEEVQYVGGS, encoded by the coding sequence GTGTATACTTATAAGTATATATCCGAGTGGGGGGATGTGATTGAGGCTGTTGACGTGTGGAAGCGCCTAGGCGGGGGCTGGGTGTTGAGGGGGCTGACTCTTAGAGTTAACAGCGTTGTGACGCTTGTCGGGCCTAATGGCTCTGGCAAGACGACTCTAGTCAGGATAATCGCCGGCGTTTTGGAGCCCACCAGGGGGGAGGTTTATGTAGACGGGAGGAGGCCTAAGGTGCCGGCTAGTTTGCTGGGCGTGGTTTTCCACAACCCGATGCTGTATCCAGAGCTCACAGTGAGGGAGAATTTAAAGCTGTTTGGAAAGATGGCTGGTGGGAGACTGGAGGGGTGCCCCCTGGGAGTTTGTAAAGTGCTTAACAAACCTGTGAAGGCGCTGTCATTTGGCTGGAGGAGGCGTGTGGACATCGTGAGGGCTCTCCTGCCGGATCCGCCTAATTTAGTAATCGACGAGCCCACCACAGGCCTAGACGAGGAGGCGAGGGGGGAGCTTCTTGACATCCTGAGGCAGAGAAGCGCGGCGTTGCTCACATCTCCATTCCCACTGGGCGTAGGCGTGCAGGTGGGCATCGAGGAGGTTCAGTATGTGGGAGGTAGTTAA